A single Flavobacterium sp. 1 DNA region contains:
- a CDS encoding anthranilate synthase component I family protein, producing the protein MRTSIYKFIEDPIAFKQQLVEWGQQFREITFLDSNSFSDEYSSFDCVLAADAFTSIKTDYHNAFEDLKQYQQTTKDWLFGYLAYDLKNNVEHLESNNFDGLDFADLFFFQPKKLFLLKGNQLEIQYLNMCDDEVEEDFNEIVKSQKSKVESEDKIIINQRISKDSYIYKVAKLLEHIHQGDVYEANFCMEFFAENAKINPLEKFLKLNEISQAPFTVFFKNNKQFLLSASPERYLKKEGESLISQPIKGTSKRFADPIEDEISKNNLAHDPKERAENIMITDLVRNDLSHTAQKATVEVKELCGIYSFLQVHQMISTITSKMDPKYATVDALRTTFPMGSMTGAPKYAAMKIIEELEETKRGLYSGAVGYFSPNGDFDFNVVIRSILYNEEREYVSFSVGSAITSLSIPEKEYEECLLKAKAMLEVLQEERL; encoded by the coding sequence CTTTTCTAGACAGCAATTCATTTTCAGATGAATATTCTAGCTTCGACTGCGTGTTGGCAGCTGATGCTTTTACATCGATAAAAACAGATTATCACAATGCTTTTGAAGATTTAAAACAATACCAACAGACGACTAAAGATTGGTTATTTGGTTATTTGGCGTATGATTTAAAAAATAATGTAGAGCATTTAGAGTCGAATAATTTTGATGGTCTGGATTTTGCTGATTTGTTCTTTTTTCAGCCTAAAAAGTTGTTTTTGCTAAAGGGGAATCAGCTCGAAATCCAATATCTAAATATGTGTGATGATGAAGTTGAAGAAGATTTTAATGAGATAGTAAAAAGTCAAAAATCGAAAGTCGAAAGCGAGGATAAAATAATAATTAACCAAAGGATTTCAAAAGACAGCTATATTTATAAGGTTGCCAAATTATTAGAGCATATTCACCAAGGAGATGTTTATGAAGCTAATTTTTGCATGGAGTTTTTTGCAGAAAATGCTAAAATCAATCCTTTGGAAAAATTCCTGAAACTCAATGAAATTTCACAAGCGCCTTTTACTGTTTTTTTTAAGAACAATAAACAGTTTCTGCTTTCTGCTTCGCCAGAAAGATATCTTAAAAAAGAAGGAGAAAGTCTTATTTCGCAACCTATAAAAGGAACTTCTAAACGATTTGCTGATCCAATTGAAGATGAAATATCTAAAAATAATTTGGCACACGATCCTAAAGAAAGAGCCGAAAATATCATGATAACCGACTTAGTTCGAAATGATTTGTCACACACAGCTCAAAAAGCTACGGTTGAAGTTAAAGAGCTTTGTGGAATTTATTCGTTTCTGCAAGTACATCAAATGATTTCGACAATTACTTCCAAAATGGATCCAAAATACGCAACAGTAGATGCACTTAGAACTACATTTCCCATGGGAAGTATGACCGGAGCTCCCAAATATGCGGCAATGAAAATCATTGAAGAGCTAGAGGAAACCAAACGCGGATTGTATAGTGGTGCTGTTGGGTATTTTTCGCCCAATGGAGACTTCGATTTTAATGTAGTCATTCGCAGTATTTTATATAATGAGGAGCGTGAGTACGTGTCGTTTTCTGTTGGCAGTGCGATAACTTCGCTGTCTATTCCAGAAAAAGAATATGAGGAATGTTTGCTCAAAGCAAAAGCAATGCTTGAAGTTTTGCAGGAAGAGAGGTTA